In Mus caroli chromosome 19, CAROLI_EIJ_v1.1, whole genome shotgun sequence, a genomic segment contains:
- the LOC115029982 gene encoding uncharacterized protein LOC115029982 — protein PPRAGTGRAARWAPRSRAPGAAPAPALVPGPHRAARVRAARTPAARGALGPCHRASPGAAAAPDPGSGRRPAGAQRRSQALPPGPRVCSEASAPTARHPRVPSALGRRRLVRRLSPHSLGPQRARTPTPTRSAPELLGRARARPRGDAPLSPLPARSRGRTLWPRARALAPPGWRRGGSVAPAAGGVVEA, from the coding sequence CCGCCGCGAGCCGGGACGGGCCGAGCGGCACGGTGGGCACCTCGCTCGCGGGCCCCGGGGGCTGCACCTGCCCCGGCGCTCGTCCCCGGGCCGCACCGGGCCGCACGGGTCCGAGCGGCGCGGACGCCCGCGGCCCGCGGCGCCTTAGGCCCGTGTCACCGCGCGTCTCCCGGGGCGGCGGCCGCTCCGGACCCGGGAAGCGGCCGGCGCCCGGCAGGCGCGCAGCGGCGAAGCCAAGCTCTCCCGCCGGGGCCCCGCGTCTGCTCCGAAGCGTCCGCTCCCACTGCGCGACACCCGCGCGTCCCCTCGGCTCTGGGGCGCCGCCGCCTCGTTCGTCGCCTCAGCCCACACAGCCTCGGCCCGCAGCGCGCACGGACGCCGACGCCGACTCGCAGCGCGCCCGAGCTCCTCGGCCGCGCGCGCGCTCGCCCGCGCGGTGACGCGCCCCTCTCCCCGCTCCCCGCGCGCTCGCGAGGGCGTACCCTCTGGCCCCGCGCACGCGCGCTGGCTCCGCCGGGCTGGCGGCGCGGCGGCTCGGTGGCGCCTGCGGCGGGAGGTGTGGTGGAGGCTTGA